A single region of the Microtus ochrogaster isolate Prairie Vole_2 chromosome 2, MicOch1.0, whole genome shotgun sequence genome encodes:
- the LOC101988675 gene encoding keratin-associated protein 20-2-like, which yields MCCCGRYYGGLGYGYGGLGYGYGGLGYGYGGGYGCGYGCGYGGYVGYGYGCCRPLCYRRCWSYGFY from the coding sequence ATGTGCTGCTGTGGAAGATACTATGGAGGCCTGGGCTATGGCTATGGAGGCCTAGGCTATGGCTATGGTGGCCTAGGCTATGGCTATGGCGGTGGCTATGGCTGTGGTTATGGCTGTGGCTATGGAGGTTATGTCGGCTATGGTTATGGCTGCTGCCGCCCACTGTGCTACAGAAGATGCTGGTCTTATGGCTTCTATTAA
- the LOC101988955 gene encoding keratin-associated protein 20-2-like: MCYYGGYYGGLGYGYGGLGYGYGGYGGYGGYGGYGGYGYGCCRPLCYRRYWSYGFY; the protein is encoded by the coding sequence ATGTGTTACTATGGCGGATACTATGGAGGCCTGGGCTACGGCTATGGTGGCCTAGGCTATGGCTATGGTGGCTATGGTGGCTATGGTGGCTATGGTGGCTATGGCGGCTATGGTTATGGCTGCTGTCGCCCACTGTGCTATAGAAGGTACTGGTCCTATGGTTTCTACTGA